One Desulfuromonas thiophila genomic window carries:
- the nusB gene encoding transcription antitermination factor NusB, protein MAQGTRRAGREYALKILYSLYDHDQPLEAVLADFWASFRFRDDVLGEADEAASVGLALSVKQFAEELVRGVYDKLEEIDQLLMQVSRNWSLERMARLDLSLMRLATFELLYMPQTPARVVINEAIEIAKRYGTSDTPAFLNGVLDRIARQHGDTRPKP, encoded by the coding sequence ATGGCACAGGGGACACGCCGCGCGGGCCGTGAGTACGCGCTTAAAATTCTTTACAGTCTCTACGATCATGATCAGCCGCTGGAGGCGGTGTTGGCCGATTTCTGGGCCAGCTTCCGTTTTCGCGATGATGTGTTGGGCGAGGCCGACGAAGCTGCGTCGGTCGGGCTTGCGCTGTCGGTGAAGCAGTTTGCCGAAGAGCTGGTGCGCGGCGTGTACGACAAGCTGGAGGAGATTGACCAGCTGTTGATGCAGGTGTCGCGTAACTGGTCGCTGGAGCGTATGGCGCGGCTTGATCTGTCGTTGATGCGGCTGGCCACCTTCGAGTTGCTGTATATGCCGCAGACGCCGGCGCGGGTGGTGATCAATGAGGCCATTGAAATCGCCAAGCGCTATGGTACCAGCGATACCCCGGCTTTTCTCAACGGCGTTCTCGACCGGATTGCCCGCCAGCATGGCGACACACGGCCGAAGCCCTAG
- a CDS encoding cation diffusion facilitator family transporter: protein MSPLTSSRRCPAIQATSLAILISGLLALVKGAIGLTSGSLALLSSAIDSCLDLLLSLCNYLALRQSRKPADARHPYGHGKFETLATFGQSLVIGATGLAIMTEAGKRLYQPPMMLDNQWLNIGLAVLTLNLVAAALLSRHLRRVGHQLESSALQADALHYATDVYSNLALLIGLSCAQLFDLAWMDPLLSLLVGGYILRAAWPLLRGCLDEFLDVRLPEDQLQQVRRCIEGFRPRITGYHHLRSRRTGRRKMIDFHLNVCRFKTIQEAHDLADQIERAIQRQLPMADVTIHVEPTDCAQCGQCADCQLTCERRSRTGTGGCVARDW, encoded by the coding sequence GTGTCCCCCTTAACATCGAGCCGCCGCTGCCCGGCGATACAGGCGACCAGCCTGGCCATCCTGATCTCCGGTCTGCTGGCGCTGGTCAAGGGCGCCATCGGCCTGACCAGCGGTTCACTGGCCCTGCTGTCATCGGCGATAGACTCCTGTCTCGATCTGTTGCTGTCGTTATGTAACTACCTGGCCCTGCGTCAATCCCGCAAACCGGCCGACGCCCGCCATCCCTACGGTCATGGCAAATTCGAAACCCTGGCCACCTTTGGCCAGAGTCTGGTAATCGGCGCCACCGGTCTGGCCATCATGACCGAGGCCGGAAAACGCCTGTACCAGCCACCGATGATGCTCGACAACCAGTGGCTCAACATCGGACTGGCCGTTCTGACGTTAAACCTGGTAGCCGCAGCCCTGCTCAGCCGACACCTTCGCCGCGTTGGTCACCAACTGGAATCCTCCGCCCTGCAAGCCGACGCCCTGCATTACGCTACCGATGTCTACAGCAATCTGGCCCTGCTGATCGGCCTGAGCTGCGCCCAACTGTTTGATCTGGCCTGGATGGACCCGCTGCTGTCCCTGCTGGTGGGTGGCTATATCCTTCGAGCGGCCTGGCCGCTACTGCGCGGCTGCCTCGACGAATTTCTCGATGTACGCCTGCCGGAGGATCAACTGCAGCAGGTACGGCGCTGCATTGAAGGATTCCGGCCGCGCATCACCGGCTATCATCACCTGCGCAGCCGGCGCACCGGGCGCCGCAAGATGATCGATTTCCACCTCAATGTCTGTCGCTTCAAGACCATTCAGGAGGCCCACGATCTGGCCGACCAGATTGAACGGGCCATTCAGCGACAGCTGCCCATGGCTGATGTCACCATCCATGTCGAACCAACTGACTGCGCCCAGTGCGGCCAGTGCGCTGATTGCCAGCTGACCTGTGAGCGGCGCTCAAGAACCGGGACGGGAGGCTGCGTGGCCCGCGACTGGTGA
- a CDS encoding riboflavin synthase produces the protein MFTGLIEDVGRLRQLVRRGGACRIVLDCRLPLAEIALGDSIAVNGVCLTVVERLAGGFAADVSPETLQSSNLGALQPGSPVNLERALRLTDRLGGHLVSGHIDACAVLQRRFRDGNAERFLFALDPAALRYVVEKGSIAIDGVSLTVNSVDAAGFGVALIPHSLAQTSLQHYAVGARVNIETDLLARYVEKLLQPACGATAPPAGLSLETLISNGFA, from the coding sequence GTGTTCACCGGACTGATCGAGGATGTGGGGCGACTGCGGCAACTGGTGCGACGGGGCGGTGCCTGCCGCATTGTCCTGGATTGCCGCCTGCCGCTGGCAGAAATCGCCCTGGGAGACAGCATTGCTGTCAACGGTGTCTGCCTGACTGTGGTGGAGCGGTTGGCCGGGGGCTTTGCTGCCGATGTGTCGCCGGAAACCCTGCAAAGCAGTAATCTTGGCGCCCTTCAGCCGGGTAGCCCGGTCAATCTGGAGCGGGCCCTGCGACTGACCGATCGGCTTGGCGGCCACCTGGTCAGCGGTCATATCGATGCTTGCGCTGTGCTGCAACGCCGCTTTCGTGATGGCAACGCCGAACGCTTCCTGTTCGCTCTTGACCCTGCTGCCTTGCGTTATGTGGTTGAAAAGGGTTCCATCGCCATTGATGGCGTCAGCCTGACGGTCAACAGTGTTGATGCGGCAGGTTTTGGTGTGGCGCTGATTCCACACAGTCTTGCACAAACCAGCCTGCAGCACTATGCTGTCGGCGCCCGGGTCAACATTGAAACGGATCTGTTGGCCCGCTATGTCGAAAAACTGCTTCAGCCGGCCTGTGGTGCGACTGCGCCGCCTGCTGGCCTGAGTCTGGAGACGCTGATAAGCAACGGCTTTGCCTGA
- the ribD gene encoding bifunctional diaminohydroxyphosphoribosylaminopyrimidine deaminase/5-amino-6-(5-phosphoribosylamino)uracil reductase RibD gives MTDSPRRWMARALQLARRGEGRTAPNPPVGALLVRDGQLIGEGFHPRAGEPHAEIFALRQAGELARGADLYVTLEPCSHQGRTGPCCAAIIAAGVRRVFVGCADPNPQVNGRGLAWLRQAGLQVQCGILEAQARRLIAAFAKHQRSGRPLVILKTAATLDGRTATASGASQWITNAACREQVHRLRDRVDAILVGVGTVLRDDPRLTCRAPAGRDPLRLVLDSRLRIPDSAALLSLDSPAPTLIATTALACPARRAALAGRSGVELLELPADASGGVSLPALLDELGRRGLLSLLVEGGARVNQAFLQQRLIDRLMLYLGAKLLGGGDGKGLFDGPGPLDLADALPVRDIRLRRFGDDLLLEGELACSPD, from the coding sequence ATGACAGACAGCCCGCGGCGCTGGATGGCGCGGGCGCTGCAGCTGGCTCGTCGGGGCGAGGGGCGCACGGCACCCAACCCGCCGGTAGGAGCGCTGCTGGTGCGGGACGGCCAGCTGATCGGTGAGGGCTTTCATCCACGGGCCGGGGAGCCACACGCCGAGATCTTCGCTCTGCGGCAGGCGGGTGAACTGGCGCGTGGCGCCGATTTGTATGTAACGCTGGAACCCTGTTCCCATCAGGGGCGCACCGGCCCCTGCTGTGCCGCCATCATTGCTGCCGGCGTACGGCGGGTTTTCGTCGGTTGTGCCGATCCCAATCCGCAGGTCAACGGTCGTGGTCTGGCTTGGTTGCGTCAGGCCGGGCTGCAGGTGCAGTGTGGTATCCTCGAAGCCCAGGCCCGCCGCCTGATCGCCGCGTTTGCCAAGCATCAGCGCAGTGGTCGGCCCTTGGTGATTCTTAAGACTGCTGCGACCCTCGATGGCCGTACCGCCACAGCCAGTGGTGCTTCCCAGTGGATTACCAACGCTGCCTGTCGCGAACAGGTTCACCGCCTGCGCGATCGCGTGGATGCTATTCTTGTCGGTGTCGGGACTGTTTTGCGCGATGATCCGCGCCTGACCTGTCGCGCCCCCGCCGGCCGCGATCCGCTGCGACTGGTGCTGGACAGCCGCTTGCGCATACCGGATTCGGCAGCGCTGTTGTCGCTGGATTCGCCGGCCCCGACCCTGATTGCCACCACGGCGCTGGCCTGTCCGGCTCGGCGTGCCGCGCTGGCCGGCCGGTCGGGAGTCGAACTGCTGGAATTGCCGGCGGACGCCTCCGGCGGTGTGTCTCTGCCGGCCCTGCTCGACGAACTGGGCCGCCGCGGTCTGCTCAGTTTGCTGGTGGAAGGCGGCGCGCGGGTGAATCAGGCTTTTTTGCAGCAGCGTCTGATCGACCGGTTGATGCTCTATTTGGGAGCCAAGTTGCTCGGCGGTGGAGATGGCAAGGGTCTGTTCGATGGCCCGGGGCCGCTCGATCTGGCTGACGCCTTGCCGGTACGGGATATCCGCCTGCGCCGCTTTGGCGATGATCTGCTGCTGGAAGGAGAGCTGGCGTGTTCACCGGACTGA
- a CDS encoding metallophosphoesterase family protein translates to MSEVVMKLAVVSDSHWRTVADGRELVGNLLTGPFATADAVLHAGDLVTPDAALLFAPLPLYAVAGNCDSGSDLPTRRLLRFGRWRIGLVHGWGPPAGLEQRVLQVFADQTIDVLVFGHSHVPLCRRIGSLLLLNPGSLTAGRGAMRRSAALLYLGDQDVRAEVIDIDACQQIV, encoded by the coding sequence GTGTCCGAGGTGGTGATGAAACTGGCGGTGGTATCGGACAGCCACTGGCGCACCGTGGCAGACGGACGGGAACTGGTCGGGAATCTGTTGACCGGCCCTTTTGCCACGGCAGACGCGGTGCTTCATGCCGGCGACCTGGTGACTCCCGATGCGGCGCTGCTGTTCGCGCCGTTGCCACTGTATGCTGTCGCCGGAAACTGCGATTCTGGCTCCGACCTGCCAACCCGCCGTCTTCTGCGCTTCGGTCGCTGGCGTATTGGCCTGGTCCATGGCTGGGGCCCGCCCGCCGGGCTGGAGCAGCGGGTGTTGCAGGTCTTTGCCGATCAGACCATCGATGTGCTGGTATTTGGTCACAGCCATGTGCCGCTCTGTCGTCGCATCGGATCGTTGCTGCTGCTCAATCCCGGCAGTCTGACGGCTGGCCGCGGTGCCATGCGTCGCAGCGCTGCCCTGCTGTATCTGGGGGATCAGGACGTCCGGGCCGAGGTGATCGACATTGACGCCTGCCAGCAAATCGTCTAA
- a CDS encoding ExbD/TolR family protein, which produces MAFGRKKRREEIRIELTSMVDVVFLLLIFFMVSTTFLDRGSIGINLPQASDTASVAAPREVRIYLTDRGQLRLDDVALSQAELLERLRHFGRQQPRPAIVLLADRQARHGQVVAIMDAARQAGLTDLAIATQTGDNGTGR; this is translated from the coding sequence ATGGCATTCGGACGTAAAAAACGGCGGGAGGAAATTCGCATCGAACTGACCTCGATGGTCGATGTGGTGTTCCTGCTGCTGATCTTTTTCATGGTGTCGACGACCTTCCTCGATCGTGGCAGCATTGGCATCAACCTGCCGCAGGCTTCGGACACCGCCTCTGTTGCCGCGCCGCGCGAGGTGCGGATTTATCTGACCGACAGGGGGCAGCTTCGACTGGATGATGTGGCGTTGTCGCAGGCTGAATTGCTGGAACGACTGCGCCATTTCGGGCGTCAGCAGCCGCGCCCGGCGATTGTTTTACTGGCGGATCGTCAGGCGCGTCATGGTCAGGTGGTGGCTATCATGGATGCAGCCCGCCAGGCGGGACTGACCGATCTGGCTATCGCCACCCAGACAGGGGATAACGGAACCGGCCGCTGA
- a CDS encoding 6-phosphofructokinase, giving the protein MAKTIAILTGGGDCPGLNAVIRGVVRSAIKTYGFRVLGIEDGFDGLLNGPRVRELDLAAVRGVLQLGGTLLGTSNRGNPLSYPVQENGQTVFRDVSQQVVDNFRALGAEALVAVGGDGTLKIAQRLHELGLQVVGVPKTIDNDLRATDVTFGYNTAVSVVTEALDRLHTTAESHQRVMVVEVMGRDAGWIALESGLAGGADVILLPEIPYDIEKICAAIQRRRAGGSRFSIVVVAEGAFARDGQQVLQVSADQSCCGVPRLGGIAHAVADQLTHCLDMEVRTVVLGHVQRGGSPTPFDRILGTRFGVKAVDLIAEGRYGQMVALRGREVLATPIAEAVGQLNLVDPDGDMVRAAEKLGIMLGR; this is encoded by the coding sequence ATGGCCAAAACCATTGCCATTCTGACCGGTGGCGGCGATTGCCCTGGGCTTAACGCGGTGATTCGCGGCGTGGTTCGTTCAGCGATCAAGACCTATGGTTTCCGGGTGCTGGGCATCGAGGATGGTTTTGACGGCCTGCTCAATGGACCGCGGGTGCGCGAGCTTGATCTGGCAGCTGTCCGTGGTGTCCTGCAGCTGGGAGGAACCTTACTCGGTACCAGTAATCGTGGCAATCCGCTGAGTTATCCGGTGCAGGAAAATGGCCAGACGGTGTTTCGCGATGTGTCGCAGCAGGTGGTGGACAATTTTCGTGCCCTGGGTGCCGAGGCGCTGGTGGCGGTGGGCGGTGACGGCACCCTCAAGATTGCCCAGCGTCTGCACGAACTCGGATTGCAGGTGGTTGGTGTGCCCAAGACCATTGATAACGATCTGCGGGCTACCGATGTGACCTTTGGTTATAACACGGCAGTCAGTGTGGTGACGGAGGCGCTTGATCGCCTGCATACCACGGCTGAGAGCCATCAGCGGGTGATGGTGGTGGAGGTGATGGGGCGCGATGCCGGCTGGATTGCGCTGGAATCAGGCTTGGCGGGTGGCGCCGACGTGATTTTGCTGCCGGAGATCCCCTACGATATCGAGAAGATCTGTGCCGCCATCCAACGCCGGCGGGCAGGCGGCAGCCGTTTTTCCATCGTGGTGGTGGCCGAAGGCGCCTTTGCGCGTGATGGTCAGCAGGTTCTGCAGGTCAGTGCCGACCAGAGCTGTTGTGGCGTGCCGCGCCTTGGCGGTATCGCCCATGCCGTGGCCGATCAACTGACCCATTGTCTCGATATGGAGGTCCGCACCGTGGTGTTGGGCCATGTCCAACGCGGCGGCTCGCCGACGCCTTTTGATCGCATTCTCGGTACCCGCTTTGGTGTCAAGGCGGTCGACCTGATCGCTGAAGGACGCTACGGCCAAATGGTGGCGCTGCGCGGTCGTGAGGTGCTGGCCACGCCTATCGCCGAGGCGGTCGGGCAGCTCAATCTGGTTGATCCTGATGGGGATATGGTGCGGGCGGCAGAAAAACTCGGCATTATGCTGGGACGTTAG
- a CDS encoding MotA/TolQ/ExbB proton channel family protein — protein MLELFHKGGPLMYPILLCSVLALAIFFERLLTYVLLQRRGRRLYAEVDRMVLERHLTEARALCAGRPFLLSDIFLVALQAAGRSRERLKTLVEEVGSRRMAELERYLGLLGTIAAISPLLGLLGTVLGMIRAFTELSLKGVGTPETLGGGISEALITTATGLSVAIPVILLHKYLTSRADRIAADFEDYSLRLVDRLADDLSEPA, from the coding sequence ATGTTGGAACTGTTTCATAAGGGCGGCCCCCTGATGTACCCGATCCTGTTATGTTCGGTGCTGGCCCTGGCCATATTTTTTGAACGGTTGCTGACTTATGTCCTGTTGCAACGGCGTGGCCGCCGCCTGTATGCCGAGGTCGATCGTATGGTGCTGGAACGGCATCTGACCGAAGCGCGGGCCCTTTGCGCCGGACGGCCGTTTCTGCTGTCCGATATCTTTCTGGTGGCCTTGCAGGCAGCCGGTCGCAGCCGTGAACGGCTTAAGACGCTGGTTGAAGAGGTGGGGTCGCGCCGCATGGCCGAACTGGAACGTTATCTCGGTCTGCTGGGAACCATTGCCGCCATCAGCCCGTTGCTGGGTCTGCTGGGAACCGTTCTGGGCATGATCCGCGCCTTCACCGAGTTATCGCTCAAGGGTGTTGGTACCCCGGAAACCCTGGGTGGCGGCATTTCCGAAGCGCTGATCACCACAGCTACCGGGTTGAGTGTGGCGATTCCGGTGATATTGCTGCACAAGTATCTGACCAGCCGGGCGGATCGTATTGCCGCCGATTTTGAGGATTACTCCTTGCGGCTGGTGGATCGTCTGGCGGACGATTTGTCCGAGCCGGCCTGA
- the ribH gene encoding 6,7-dimethyl-8-ribityllumazine synthase, translating to MAHQIAGQLDAGGQRVALVVSRFNSFICERLVEGALDCLQRHGASDDQISIVRVPGAFEIPLVAQRLAASGRYDGVICLGAVIRGATPHFDYVSAEVSKGIASVSLATGVPVAFGVLTTDTIEQAIERAGSKAGNKGAEAAMTLIEMINLLKQLG from the coding sequence ATGGCACATCAGATCGCAGGTCAACTTGATGCTGGCGGCCAGCGGGTCGCACTGGTGGTAAGTCGCTTCAACAGTTTTATTTGTGAACGACTGGTGGAAGGAGCTCTGGACTGCCTGCAGCGCCACGGCGCCAGCGATGACCAGATCAGTATCGTGCGGGTGCCGGGGGCCTTCGAAATCCCGCTGGTGGCCCAGCGTCTGGCGGCCAGTGGCCGTTATGATGGGGTGATCTGTCTGGGTGCGGTGATCCGCGGTGCGACGCCCCATTTCGATTATGTCAGCGCCGAGGTGTCCAAGGGCATCGCATCGGTCAGCCTGGCGACCGGTGTGCCGGTGGCTTTCGGTGTGTTGACGACCGATACCATTGAGCAGGCTATCGAACGCGCCGGCAGCAAGGCCGGCAACAAGGGTGCCGAGGCGGCGATGACGCTGATCGAAATGATCAACCTGTTGAAGCAGCTGGGTTAA
- a CDS encoding bifunctional 3,4-dihydroxy-2-butanone-4-phosphate synthase/GTP cyclohydrolase II, with the protein MPIAKIEAALEDLRQGRMVILVDDEDRENEGDLTMAAEMVTPEAINFMAREGRGLICLTLTEERADELELPLMVSDNSSSFGTAFTVSIEARRGVTTGISAADRAHTIRVAIDDASGPRDLARPGHVFPLRARKGGVLVRTGQTEGSVDLARLAGLKPAAVICEIMNDDGTMARMPQLRVFAEQHDLKIISIADLIAYRMRKELLVRRGAETVLPTWYGGEFKAIVYENDVDNAHHVALIKGTIDPQQPTLVRVHSECLTGDVFGSQRCDCGQQLQAAMAQIDEAGSGVIIYMRQEGRGIGLVNKLKAYALQDCGHDTVEANEALGFKPDMRDYGIGAQILADLGVRQIRLMTNNPKKMVGLQGYGLEVIERVPIEMPANRVNKRYLQTKKDKLGHLLEHL; encoded by the coding sequence GTGCCTATCGCAAAAATTGAAGCGGCGCTGGAGGATCTGCGTCAGGGCCGGATGGTGATTCTGGTCGACGATGAGGATCGCGAAAACGAGGGCGATCTGACCATGGCGGCCGAGATGGTGACCCCGGAAGCCATCAACTTCATGGCCCGTGAAGGGCGCGGCCTGATCTGCCTGACCCTGACCGAAGAACGGGCCGACGAATTGGAACTGCCCCTGATGGTGTCCGACAACAGCTCATCCTTCGGCACCGCCTTCACCGTGTCCATTGAGGCCCGTCGGGGCGTCACTACCGGCATCTCGGCGGCCGACCGGGCCCACACCATCCGCGTGGCTATCGACGACGCCAGCGGCCCGCGCGATTTGGCGCGGCCTGGTCATGTGTTTCCGTTGCGGGCGCGCAAGGGCGGAGTGCTGGTGCGTACCGGCCAGACGGAGGGCTCTGTCGATCTGGCACGGCTGGCGGGTCTCAAACCGGCGGCGGTGATCTGTGAGATCATGAACGATGACGGCACCATGGCCCGGATGCCGCAGTTGCGGGTGTTCGCCGAGCAGCATGATCTGAAGATTATCTCGATTGCTGACCTGATTGCCTACCGTATGCGCAAGGAATTGCTGGTGCGGCGTGGCGCCGAAACGGTGCTGCCCACCTGGTATGGCGGTGAGTTCAAGGCCATCGTCTATGAAAACGACGTTGATAACGCCCACCATGTGGCGTTGATCAAGGGCACCATCGATCCGCAGCAGCCGACGCTGGTTCGGGTGCATTCCGAATGTTTGACCGGCGATGTGTTCGGCTCACAGCGCTGCGACTGCGGCCAGCAGTTGCAGGCGGCCATGGCCCAGATCGACGAGGCCGGCTCCGGCGTCATCATCTACATGCGCCAGGAAGGACGGGGAATCGGCCTGGTCAACAAGCTCAAGGCCTACGCCCTGCAGGATTGCGGTCACGATACGGTTGAGGCCAATGAGGCGCTGGGGTTCAAGCCCGACATGCGCGATTACGGCATCGGTGCGCAAATTCTGGCGGATCTCGGGGTGCGGCAGATTCGCCTGATGACCAATAACCCCAAGAAAATGGTTGGCCTGCAGGGTTATGGTCTGGAGGTGATCGAACGGGTGCCTATTGAAATGCCGGCCAATCGCGTCAATAAACGCTATCTGCAGACCAAGAAGGACAAGCTCGGACATCTGCTCGAACACCTGTAG
- the queD gene encoding 6-carboxytetrahydropterin synthase QueD, which produces MYRLKIFTHFAAAHNLMHYEGDCEHLHGHNWKVEVTVCAQELDQAGLGIDFKILKARTKEVLAQLDHKYLNELEPFNQLSPSSENIACYLFGQLSACLNSANVAVEVVTVWESDQACASYSLT; this is translated from the coding sequence ATGTATCGTCTGAAGATATTTACCCATTTTGCTGCTGCTCACAACCTGATGCATTACGAGGGCGATTGCGAACACCTGCATGGCCATAACTGGAAGGTCGAGGTGACGGTCTGTGCTCAGGAACTCGATCAGGCCGGGTTGGGAATCGATTTTAAGATTCTCAAGGCCCGCACCAAGGAGGTGCTGGCGCAGCTTGATCACAAGTATCTCAATGAATTGGAACCCTTCAACCAGCTGAGTCCTTCGTCGGAGAATATTGCCTGCTACCTGTTTGGTCAGTTATCCGCCTGTCTTAATAGCGCCAATGTTGCTGTTGAGGTGGTTACCGTGTGGGAATCGGATCAGGCCTGTGCCAGCTACAGCCTTACCTGA
- a CDS encoding homoserine dehydrogenase codes for METLKAGLLGFGTIGTGVAKVFHTNADLMRQRLGMALELVAIADLDVTTDRGVATTARLTTDAQSILNDPQIDVVIELIGGYEPARTFVLTALNNGKHVVTANKALLALYGEELFKAAEENGVRLLFEAAVAGGIPVLSAIRENLGANRFSGVFGILNGTCNYILTRMTEENEDFALVLQDAQRLGYAEADPTFDIEGIDTAHKLAILISMCFGTWIDFNRIYTEGITRISALDIQFARQFGYQIKLLAIGKCEDGVIEARVHPTMIPQHYPLADVRGVFNGVRLMGDFVGPVMLIGRGAGMEATASAVMGDVMSLARQGRAAALGYPPLSMARLPVRPMDEVVSQYYLRFLVKDVPGVLAQISGVLGDCGISISSMIQSERKVGGFVPIVMVTHDACERNIRQALERIDALPVVEGQSLLIRMENSLT; via the coding sequence ATGGAGACGTTAAAGGCAGGATTGCTGGGATTTGGCACCATCGGTACCGGTGTGGCCAAGGTATTTCACACCAATGCCGATCTGATGCGGCAGCGGCTGGGGATGGCTCTGGAATTGGTGGCCATCGCCGATCTGGATGTGACGACTGATCGCGGTGTGGCGACGACGGCCCGTCTCACCACCGACGCCCAGAGTATTCTCAACGATCCGCAAATCGATGTGGTCATCGAATTGATCGGCGGCTACGAGCCGGCCCGCACCTTTGTGCTGACTGCCCTGAACAATGGTAAGCATGTGGTGACGGCCAACAAGGCCCTGCTGGCCCTTTACGGTGAGGAACTGTTCAAGGCGGCGGAGGAAAACGGTGTGCGGCTGCTGTTTGAAGCGGCGGTGGCCGGTGGTATCCCGGTGCTGTCCGCCATTCGCGAGAACCTCGGAGCCAATCGTTTCAGTGGTGTGTTCGGCATCCTCAACGGAACCTGCAATTACATCCTCACCCGCATGACCGAGGAAAACGAGGATTTTGCTCTGGTGCTGCAGGATGCCCAGCGGCTTGGCTATGCTGAGGCCGATCCGACCTTCGATATCGAGGGCATTGATACTGCCCATAAACTGGCCATCCTGATTTCCATGTGCTTCGGTACCTGGATCGATTTTAACCGGATCTATACCGAGGGTATTACCCGCATCAGCGCCCTCGATATTCAGTTCGCCCGCCAGTTTGGTTACCAGATCAAGTTGCTGGCTATTGGTAAATGCGAGGATGGCGTGATCGAAGCCCGTGTGCATCCGACCATGATTCCGCAGCATTATCCGCTGGCCGATGTGCGTGGCGTGTTCAACGGCGTACGGCTGATGGGTGATTTTGTCGGACCGGTGATGCTGATAGGCCGCGGGGCCGGCATGGAGGCCACTGCCAGTGCCGTGATGGGTGATGTCATGAGCCTGGCCCGCCAGGGCCGCGCGGCGGCGCTGGGTTATCCGCCGCTGAGCATGGCGCGGTTGCCTGTCCGGCCGATGGACGAGGTGGTCAGCCAGTATTATCTGCGGTTTCTGGTAAAGGACGTGCCGGGTGTGCTGGCCCAGATCTCCGGTGTGCTGGGAGATTGCGGCATCAGCATCAGCTCAATGATTCAGTCCGAGCGCAAGGTGGGAGGTTTTGTTCCTATTGTCATGGTTACCCATGATGCCTGCGAACGGAATATCCGTCAGGCGCTGGAACGCATCGATGCCCTGCCGGTGGTCGAGGGCCAGAGTCTGCTGATTCGCATGGAAAACAGTCTGACCTGA
- a CDS encoding LapA family protein, translating into MKFVKMLLALVGLALVFKFSLDNPLPVTVKFHTYLTPEIPLFLLLVSTFILGMIAASFASSLKILQLKRQLRQAGTAPKKESAGSPPQSQPSAPPASTVKAAAAPVAEAQRPVPEVRPAAEALSPAADEQNPVADAEFLPDEEPSRSAPVIELPAGPVDEPPVDDDRPSAGAHNADRPA; encoded by the coding sequence ATGAAATTCGTCAAAATGCTGCTGGCCCTGGTGGGATTGGCATTGGTCTTCAAATTCAGTCTGGATAACCCGCTGCCGGTGACGGTGAAGTTCCATACCTATCTGACGCCGGAGATTCCGCTGTTTCTGCTGCTGGTCAGTACCTTTATTCTCGGCATGATCGCGGCTTCCTTCGCCAGCAGCCTGAAGATCCTCCAGCTCAAACGGCAGCTGCGTCAGGCCGGGACTGCCCCGAAGAAGGAATCTGCCGGCAGCCCTCCGCAATCGCAGCCGAGTGCTCCGCCAGCGTCGACAGTAAAGGCAGCCGCTGCACCGGTCGCTGAGGCGCAGCGGCCGGTCCCGGAGGTTCGCCCAGCTGCTGAGGCCCTGTCGCCGGCCGCTGATGAGCAGAACCCGGTAGCGGATGCCGAGTTTCTGCCGGATGAGGAACCCTCCCGCTCGGCACCAGTCATTGAACTGCCGGCTGGACCGGTCGATGAGCCGCCTGTTGACGACGACAGGCCATCGGCTGGAGCTCACAACGCTGATCGTCCGGCCTGA
- a CDS encoding DNA gyrase inhibitor YacG, with product MADELLWLRSRSDRRVSKENNVLKVRCPICGISCLWQDNPWRPFCSERCRLLDLGNWAAGDYRIAGAAASPIEEEEEEP from the coding sequence ATGGCGGATGAACTCCTGTGGCTGAGAAGCCGGTCAGACCGGCGAGTTTCTAAGGAGAATAACGTTTTGAAGGTTCGTTGTCCAATCTGTGGCATATCCTGTCTGTGGCAGGATAACCCGTGGCGCCCCTTTTGCAGCGAGCGCTGTCGTCTGCTGGATCTAGGGAACTGGGCGGCGGGCGACTATCGCATTGCCGGGGCCGCCGCAAGCCCGATTGAAGAAGAGGAAGAAGAGCCCTGA